From a single Tachypleus tridentatus isolate NWPU-2018 chromosome 6, ASM421037v1, whole genome shotgun sequence genomic region:
- the LOC143251461 gene encoding uncharacterized protein LOC143251461 produces the protein MQRKDGGELLLTDVQFEDAGVYTCENGESDYKHNVIVYVPAENLTCTRGYRRDADKCYPCPPGHYDNGLQTHCLPCPGGTYMTSYAADACMPCPGDKITNEEGADNKDLCRNPTEVVPNATLPSVLKSTVTRYAWWTALILICLIALW, from the exons ATGCAAAGGAAAGATGGCGGCGAATTATTGTTGACTGATGTGCAATTTGAAGACGCGGGAGTTTACACATGTGAAAATGGTGAAAGCGATTACAAGCATAATGTCATtg TGTATGTTCCAGCAGAAAACCTCACTTGTACTCGAGGATACCGAAGAGATGCTGACaagtgtt atccatgtcctcctggtcactatgacaatggattaCAAACTCACTGCCTACCGTGCCCAGGAGGGACTTATATGACATCTTATGCTGCTGACGCCTGTATGCCTTGTCCTGGAGATAAAATTACTaatgaagaaggagctgataataaagatctttgtagaa atccaactgaagtggttcCGAACGCTACGCTCCCATCAGTTTTAAAATCTACAGTTACAAGATACGCTTGGTGGACAGCACTCATTTTGatatgtcttattgctttgtggtaa
- the LOC143251460 gene encoding uncharacterized protein LOC143251460 — MPLITESGKKVPTKNVKKTRTNILRKQKVAKRTTLETIYENDLEERNTLRGTPGSKQTKAIEEYIQRPLSDGHVKNYDELIIIKPNSKQRHHKENVVILIENSDNQDTFIIGKARKPTRCFFKTAK, encoded by the exons atgccactgatcACTGAAAGTGGGAAGAAGGTCCCTACAAAGAATGTTAAGAAGACAAGAActaatatattaagaaaacaaaaagtggCCAAACGAACAACCCTGGAGACGATATATGAAAACGACCTAGAAGAAAGGAATActttg AGAGGAACACCAGGatcgaaacaaacaaaagctattgAAGAATATATACAGCGACCTCTGTCTGATGGACATGTGAAAAATTATGATGAACTTATTATCATTAAACCTAACAGTAAACAAAGACATCACAAGGAAAACGTTGTTATTCTTATTGAAAATTCTGACAACCAAGATACGTTTATCATTGGAAAAGCTCGGAAACCAACCCGATGTTTCTTCAAAACAGCGAAATAG